Part of the Isachenkonia alkalipeptolytica genome is shown below.
AATAACACCGATGACCGAAGGAGAGTACCTGATGGAAGTTGACGGTTACAAACCCATGACGGTGGAGGTTACCTTAAGTGAAACCGCCGTGGAATCCATTGAAATCATACAGCATGACGAAACCGAAGGAGTTTCCGATGCGGCATTGGAAGAGATTCCAAAGGAAATTGTTGAAAAACAAAGCGTAAGCATCGATGCGGTGTCCGGGGCTACCGAGACCAGTAATGGCGTAATCACCGCAGTTACGAATGCCATTGAAGAGGCCGGAGGCGTTGTTGATGAATTTAAGGCAGCGGAATCCGGGGATGTAGCCGAAGAAGAATCAAGTGATCCTGTCGCCCTGAGTTCCGGGGAAATTCCGGAATCCTGGGATGATACCTATGACGTAGTGGTCGTCGGTGGTGGTTTTGCCGGACTGGCGGCGGCTGAAAATGCTTCAACTTCAGGAGCGGAGACCCTTCTAATTGATAAGATGCCCGCACTTGGCGGAAACTCTCAAATTAATGGAGGGGTGTACGCCTCCCATACCAGCCGTATTGCCGATGATTTGTATGATAAGCTTAATCTGGAACCGGATTCAGCAGAGCAGCATATCGAAGACACCTTAGAAGGTGGCGATAACTTTAGTGATGAAAAGCTTGTAGAGAACTTTGTTTATGGGGCTCCGGTTTTTCTGGATATGATGTTGGAAAATGGGCTGGAAGTCCGAGAGTCCATCACTCGACCGGGAGGCCACTATGGTTACCGAACCTATACAACCATCAATGGAATAGGAGCGGATATCGTTTCGGTTCAACGAAAGATGCTGGATGAAACCTCTACGGAAGTTATGCTAAATACCAAGATGGTTCAGATTTATCGAGATAATACCGAAGAACAGCGGGTTGTCGGTATCAGAGTTGAAACCAACGACGGCATGAAAAATATTAAAGCTGAAAACGGAGTGGTGCTTACCACCGGAGGATTCAGCGGAAATGAAGAAATGCGCTCAACCCATGTTCCAACTCTCAGCGAAGATGACCTGACCAGTAATCATGTTGGTGCCACCGGTGAAGGAATTACTATCGCCCAGGCCATTGGCGCCGGTACAAAGCATATGTCCTATATTCAACTGTATCCATTTTCCAACCCGGAAAACGGTAGACTTGACGCCGCCGCCCTAATTCCCTTTAGCGGACCCAGTTCCGGCGTAGTGTACGTTGATGTAGAGGGTAATCGTTACGTGAATGAAGGGGGGCGACGAGACGTATGTGCTCGAGCAGCCCAAGAAAGCGGAGGATTTCCAACCTTCGCCATTTTCGGCCAGGAAATTGTTGAAAAAGGCGGATTTATTGAAGAATCTCAGTTAAATGAGATGATCGATTCCGATCGAGTTTTTAAGGCGGATAGCCTGGAAGAATTAGCGGATATGATCAATGATCATGAGTATCAGGGAGAAAGTGTGTCAATGCCCGGTGAATCATTGAATGAAACCATCCTTGACCATAATTCTTATGTTGCCGATGGAGAGGATCCTGAATTTGGAAAGCAAATTGATACGGGAAGTATGCTTTCTATCGATGAAGGACCCTATTATGCCGTACCTCAATGGCCTTCCGTGCATCATACCATGGG
Proteins encoded:
- a CDS encoding flavocytochrome c codes for the protein MKNFKKTMILLLILGMVFSLAACGDEADGGEASEESSEITPMTEGEYLMEVDGYKPMTVEVTLSETAVESIEIIQHDETEGVSDAALEEIPKEIVEKQSVSIDAVSGATETSNGVITAVTNAIEEAGGVVDEFKAAESGDVAEEESSDPVALSSGEIPESWDDTYDVVVVGGGFAGLAAAENASTSGAETLLIDKMPALGGNSQINGGVYASHTSRIADDLYDKLNLEPDSAEQHIEDTLEGGDNFSDEKLVENFVYGAPVFLDMMLENGLEVRESITRPGGHYGYRTYTTINGIGADIVSVQRKMLDETSTEVMLNTKMVQIYRDNTEEQRVVGIRVETNDGMKNIKAENGVVLTTGGFSGNEEMRSTHVPTLSEDDLTSNHVGATGEGITIAQAIGAGTKHMSYIQLYPFSNPENGRLDAAALIPFSGPSSGVVYVDVEGNRYVNEGGRRDVCARAAQESGGFPTFAIFGQEIVEKGGFIEESQLNEMIDSDRVFKADSLEELADMINDHEYQGESVSMPGESLNETILDHNSYVADGEDPEFGKQIDTGSMLSIDEGPYYAVPQWPSVHHTMGGLTISDRTEVQDIYGEVIPGLFAAGEVVGGVHGSNRLGSNAIPDAAVHGYIAGQMAAEGALPEFVPER